ATGAAGATATTGATAAATTAATACTTAAACTTCACAGTAGTCTCCATAGAAACATGGGGGATGTTACAAATCCGTTATTATACAAAAAAACTCCTACTGGAACAAAAAAATTAATCAGCCAATATTTAGATGAAGTTGAAAAATCTATAATTTATTTATGCGAACAAGATTTCTCTTTACTTTCGTCCCAGGTGAAGCAAGATCTTTTACATCAAGCTAACCGTAATTATGGAAGATCAGCGTTACTATTAAGCGGAGGTTCGACTCTTGGAATTTTCCACTTAGGGGTAGTGAAAGCTTTATGGGAAAATAATTTATTGCCTCAAATCCTGTGCGGTTCGAGTATGGGGGCTATTGTGGCTGGAGGTATTTGTTCCCGCACAGATGATGAACTAAAAGAACTATTTTCAAAGCCTGAAAATATATACAGACATGCTTTTCGGATTATGAGTCCTTTAAATTTTTTTAAAGAAAAAGCAATAATGGATCCAAAGCAGATACAAACTCATATTAAAGAGAATGTTGGAAATTTAACTTTTTTAGAAGCATACCAGCGCACTAATCGAATTTTAAATATATCTGTTGCGCCTACGAGGCCCCGTCAAAAACCAAGAGTATTAAATTACATGACAGCTCCAAATGTTTATATTTACAGCGCTACTTTAGCGTCAACTGCAATTCCAGGGTTATTTCCCCCGGTTACACTTGAGGCAAAAAATAAATATGGAGAAACTGTTTTGTATATTCCTGAGGATAAATGGATTGATGGCACTTTTGGAGGCGACTTACCTATGACAAGAATTAGTCGGTTACATAATGTTAATCATTTCATAGTCAGCCAAACAAATCCCCATGTTATTCCTTTTATTGCAACTCGATCCCAAAAAGGCATAATTCCATTCTTTTTAGATCTTTTGTTTTCTATGAGTTATAATCAATTTTTTCAAGCGATAAATGTTATTCGCCGGCGAGTTAACTCTAATTTTGGGCAGCTTATTTTAAATTATATTTATGCAACAGGTAAGCAAGAGTATTTAGGGGATATAAATATTTATCCTCGATTCGATCCTTTCATGTATCGTAAAGTACTTTCAAATCCGACTATAGAGGATGTTGAATATTTTATATTAGAAGGACAAAGATCTACGTGGCCAAAACTTGCGATGATCAATGACCATACCCGCGTTGCAAGGACTTTTCAAATGTGTTCTGAACAATTAGCAGTAAAAGAATGAATGACATCTGTACTGTCAACTAGGATTTAGACATTTAAATTTCTGGAATTTATAATAATGACCCTGCAACAAGAACTCGTGGAATCATTAAACAAATATGCCTGTTTAACATATTAGGAGACACTACATAAAATGCTTTATTCCGCATTTTGTATTTTTTACAGATATCCGCCGAATTTTTCTATTACGACCATCCATCCGCTGTTTTCCATGCCATGAAACGCGTTAATCCTGCTGAAATAGAACCGGCTTTTGCTTCCAGCCCATCAGAAGCTATCATAAATCCGTTATAGGTAAACAGGCTGGGAATTGTATGTTTGTAAGTTTGAATGCTGATGTTACAGTTGCGTTTTCATCTACAGGATTTTTTAATTCAATCACAATTAAGGGAATGCTATTAACAAAAATAATAACATCAGGACGTTTATTGACATTATTTTCAATAACTGTGAATTGATTGGCAATTATAAAATCGTTATTTTCAGCATTTTTAAAATCAATCAGCCATACCAAATCGCCTCTGCCGTTTCCGTCTTTTTGATAGCTTACCTTTATGTCTTCTGTCAACATCCTATGAAAAGTTTCATTATTGGCAATAAGTTCAGGGGAATTAAGTCTTTGTATTTGTTTAATGTCATCTTTCACAATATCTGCTGATATAAAAGGGTTTATCCTTTCAATTTATTTTGTGGGTCAATTCTTTATGCTTATATTCGGTGTTCATAGTTACCTCTTCTTCAATTGTCAAATGTCTGAACCGCAGATTAAAATGATTAAAGGATTACACAGATGAAATCAGCGAAATCCTTTAATCCGATAAATCTGCGGTTCAGACATTTACCCTCACTTCCCCGCTCATCAATTTCGGTAATAGCGTATCACGAAGGCTTGAAAGGGTATGAATTTGGGCTTTATTGAATTTAATCTTTAAAAACAATATGTTTGCATTACACTCAAACTTTATTAAAGTTTTTTCTGGTGGTAAAAATATTTCAATTTCTTTTATGTCGGATTGACGAATAAGAGGCTGAGTACTGCCAACATTGTATTCTTCCAATTTAGACGTTTTAAGAATAAAGT
The Desulfobacterales bacterium genome window above contains:
- a CDS encoding DUF3336 domain-containing protein, with amino-acid sequence MIISTKKKIAKLQKQLSKAENYQAWCKIAKEIDSFTNAEAWKSNDESSYYDFNLIRKHINQIKEYRNNEDIDKLILKLHSSLHRNMGDVTNPLLYKKTPTGTKKLISQYLDEVEKSIIYLCEQDFSLLSSQVKQDLLHQANRNYGRSALLLSGGSTLGIFHLGVVKALWENNLLPQILCGSSMGAIVAGGICSRTDDELKELFSKPENIYRHAFRIMSPLNFFKEKAIMDPKQIQTHIKENVGNLTFLEAYQRTNRILNISVAPTRPRQKPRVLNYMTAPNVYIYSATLASTAIPGLFPPVTLEAKNKYGETVLYIPEDKWIDGTFGGDLPMTRISRLHNVNHFIVSQTNPHVIPFIATRSQKGIIPFFLDLLFSMSYNQFFQAINVIRRRVNSNFGQLILNYIYATGKQEYLGDINIYPRFDPFMYRKVLSNPTIEDVEYFILEGQRSTWPKLAMINDHTRVARTFQMCSEQLAVKE